The following coding sequences are from one Lentisphaera araneosa HTCC2155 window:
- a CDS encoding polymorphic toxin-type HINT domain-containing protein yields MAKQQFVPVKDLKIGDVFRLANGEFATLAKIATESAPQDETFTTYNFEVADFHTYFAGDSGLWVHNRGNPCKEIRDRMAEIALSKA; encoded by the coding sequence CAAAGATTTGAAAATCGGTGACGTTTTCCGCTTAGCTAATGGTGAATTTGCAACCCTCGCAAAAATCGCTACCGAGTCAGCTCCTCAAGACGAAACCTTCACCACCTATAACTTCGAAGTAGCGGACTTCCATACTTACTTCGCAGGTGACTCAGGCCTTTGGGTTCATAATAGGGGCAATCCGTGTAAAGAGATACGCGACCGTATGGCTGAAATTGCTCTATCCAAAGCATAA